A portion of the Methanomicrobia archaeon genome contains these proteins:
- a CDS encoding diphthine--ammonia ligase, translated as MHTKITPSDALLPPGALATAARKTVPRRAKGKVVVSWTGGKDGCFAGYQALLNGFEVTYLLNFKDLKKAAPHNLNKDLLFAQSEAIGIPLLYSGFVSFEAEFKRVVRDLNSSGAGIDGAVFGHIAMHEHLVTRICAELGLTLYVPFWKHNTEQLLSEFIDAGFEAIIASTKADMLGEVWLGRKLDSDFLHDLRSMKPTIDPCGEYGEFHTFVIDGPLFKNRIAIHETEKRLENGYWFLDITDYSIERKAC; from the coding sequence ATGCACACTAAGATAACCCCGTCCGATGCACTACTACCTCCGGGAGCACTCGCGACAGCCGCACGTAAGACAGTACCCCGGCGGGCTAAGGGCAAGGTGGTCGTTTCGTGGACCGGTGGCAAGGACGGCTGTTTTGCCGGTTACCAAGCGCTGCTGAACGGCTTTGAGGTCACTTATCTCTTGAATTTCAAGGATCTGAAGAAGGCCGCACCGCATAACCTGAACAAGGACTTATTGTTCGCGCAATCAGAAGCGATCGGGATCCCTTTGCTGTACAGCGGTTTTGTCTCCTTTGAGGCTGAATTCAAGAGGGTGGTCCGCGATTTGAATTCGAGCGGTGCCGGAATAGATGGTGCGGTATTTGGCCATATAGCCATGCATGAGCATCTGGTGACCAGGATTTGCGCTGAGTTGGGCCTGACCCTGTACGTGCCGTTCTGGAAACATAATACCGAGCAGCTCCTGAGCGAGTTCATAGACGCGGGCTTTGAGGCGATCATCGCAAGCACGAAGGCCGATATGCTCGGTGAGGTCTGGCTGGGCAGGAAACTGGATAGCGATTTTCTGCATGATCTCCGAAGCATGAAGCCGACCATCGATCCCTGTGGCGAATACGGCGAATTCCATACGTTTGTCATTGACGGTCCCCTCTTTAAGAATCGCATAGCGATACATGAGACCGAGAAACGCCTGGAGAACGGGTATTGGTTCCTCGATATCACCGACTATTCGATCGAACGTAAAGCATGCTGA